In Humulus lupulus chromosome 6, drHumLupu1.1, whole genome shotgun sequence, a single genomic region encodes these proteins:
- the LOC133786066 gene encoding receptor-like protein 7: MENRLLFFIMIFVTCYSMTTQQALNSSFTSSGVRCLPQISSALLQLKQEFVFEKRNYNHFYDPTPSNETLSYPKMRFWKEGKDCCEWDGVTCSSKTGQVIGLDLSSSWLQGPLHSNSSLFSLRQLHRLNLAYNNFTLSNIPSSFAHLSRLTHLNLSYSFFSGQVPSEISLLSNLMSFDISSDIHYDYDREMVISLLYSPTIAFAQNMTKLRELHLNNVNLSSPLPESMANLSSLTSLSLSDCNLYGEFLQNIFHLLNIQVIDVSFNRNLNGILPYSIGNLRFLRVLDLSSCNFSGTIPSSVKNLSHLSSLELSSNNFDGQLPPALFIMPSLQYLGLDHNHFNGPLTIPNVSLSSQLTQLNLAGNKLTGKIPRSIFEMRKLEQLYLSDNNLSGTEMSVLSKLSLLRILDLSYNSLVVMENTTTNSTIIFKLHYLGLASCNITEFPKFLKTQNELQDLDLSNNKIEGKIPKWFFTVGAETLGILDLSTNFITGWEQVPKVLPWKALSTLYLRRNMFRDTLPAPPFSVTWFDISNNNISGKIHPLFCNLTNLESLHMSNNNLSGEILPCLGSSSFLRYLILSSNKFEGSIPSSLGNLTLLHRLDLSKNRLSGRIPEMGNNSLFCSLRNLDALDVSNNQLSGSIPQCLGSFSYNLEVLIMKENNFSGEMPQTFLDGSSLITLDLSHNQLEGMAPQSFASSCAAFQQISWSNMGSQEVYGL, encoded by the exons ATGGAAAATCGTTTGCTCTTCTTCATCATGATCTTCGTCACATGTTACTCTATGACAACACAACAAGCTCTGAATTCATCTTTCACTTCCTCTGGAGTGAGATGCCTCCCCCAAATAAGCTCTGCATTGTTGCAACTAAAGCAAGAGTTTGTCTTTGAAAAGCGCAATTACAATCATTTTTATGATCCAACTCCATCTAATGAGACCCTTTCTTACCCGAAGATGAGGTTTTGGAAGGAAGGAAAGGACTGTTGTGAGTGGGATGGTGTCACGTGTAGCAGCAAAACAGGACAAGTAATAGGGCTTGATCTGAGTTCCAGTTGGCTTCAAGGGCCTTTGCATTCCAATAGCAGCCTCTTCAGCTTACGTCAACTTCACCGGCTCAACCTTGCCTACAACAACTTCACTCTTTCCAATATTCCATCAAGCTTTGCTCATCTTTCGAGGTTAACCCATCTTAACCTCTCTTACTCCTTTTTTTCTGGTCAAGTCCCTTCTGAAATCTCTTTGTTGTCCAATTTGATGTCTTTTGATATCTCTTCTGATATTCACTATGATTATGATCGTGAGATGGTTATTAGCCTTTTATATAGCCCAACGATAGCATTTGCTCAAAACATGACAAAATTAAGAGAACTTCATCTGAACAATGTGAATCTTTCTTCGCCACTACCTGAATCTATGGCTAACCTATCCTCCTTGACATCTCTATCTCTTAGTGATTGCAATCTGTATGGTGAATTTTTGCAAAACATTTTTCATCTACTTAATATTCAAGTCATCGATGTGTCGTTCAATCGAAACCTCAATGGAATATTACCATATTCCATTGGCAATCTCAGATTCTTAAGGGTTTTAGATCTCTCATCCTGTAATTTTTCAGGGACCATTCCATCTTCAGTTAAGAATTTATCACATCTTTCATCGCTTGAATTAAGTTCCAACAATTTTGATGGTCAACTTCCACCAGCTTTGTTCATAATGCCTTCCCTACAATATCTAGGGCTTGACCATAATCACTTTAATGGCCCTCTAACTATCCCAAATGTCTCGTTATCATCCCAATTGACACAACTTAATTTGGCTGGGAACAAGCTAACCGGAAAAATTCCAAGGTCAATTTTTGAAATGCGAAAACTTGAACAGCTGTACCTTAGTGACAATAACTTAAGTGGCACAGAGATGAGCGTGCTCTCAAAGCTGAGTCTGCTTCGAATTCTTGATCTTTCATATAATAGTCTAGTTGTAAtggaaaacacaacaacaaattCCACTATAATCTTCAAACTTCATTATTTGGGTTTGGCTTCATGCAACATTACAGAATTTCCCAAGTTCCTAAAAACCCAAAATGAGCTACAAGATTTGGATCTTTCCAACAACAAAATTGAAGGCAAGATCCCCAAATGGTTCTTCACTGTAGGGGCTGAGACCTTGGGGATATTAGATTTGTCTACAAATTTCATCACCGGTTGGGAACAAGTGCCGAAAGTGCTTCCGTGGAAAGCGTTGTCGACTCTTTACTTAAGACGCAACATGTTTCGAGACACATTACCAGCTCCACCATTTTCTGTAACGTGGTTTGACATTTCGAATAACAACATTAGTGGGAAAATTCATCCATTGTTCTGTAACTTGACTAATCTGGAATCTCTCCATATGTCCAATAACAACTTAAGCGGTGAGATTCTTCCATGTTTGGGTTCCAGTAGCTTCCTTCGATACTTGATATTGTCTAGCAACAAATTTGAGGGCTCTATCCCATCATCTCTTGGGAATTTGACTTTGCTTCATCGTTTGGACCTCTCTAAGAATAGACTCTCTGGTAGAATTCCTGAGATGGGAAACAACTCATTGTTCTGCAGTTTAAGAAATCTTGACGCTCTTGAtgtctcaaataatcaattaagCGGCTCTATTCCACAATGCTTGGGAAGTTTCAGCTATAATCTTGAAGTGTTGATTATGAAAGAGAACAATTTTAGTGGAGAAATGCCTCAAACATTTCTGGATGGAAGTAGTCTAATTACTCTTGACCTCAGTCATAATCAATTAGAAGGAATGGCTCCACAATCT TTTGCAAGTTCTTGTGCTGCGTTCCAACAAATTTCATGGTCCAATATGGGATCCCAAGAAGTTTATGGGCTTTGA
- the LOC133783294 gene encoding putative receptor like protein 25 gives MEYVRILTIFTCIDLSNNNFHGEIPKSVGDLQSLIVLNLSSNNFDGHIPLSIENLKEIESLDLSNNKLSGRIPQELAALTFLAYLNLSNNQLTGPIPQGGQISTFLNSSFYGNEELCGFPLSKECDSSDESPSTLEHESEFESGFGWKAVLVGFGCGFLGGLLGGYFFISKI, from the coding sequence ATGGAATATGTCAGGATCTTAACCATCTTCACCTGTATCGACCTCTCAAACAATAATTTTCATGGTGAAATTCCAAAATCTGTAGGGgatctccaatcattgattgtGTTGAATCTATCGAGTAACAATTTTGACGGCCACATCCCACTATCGATTGAGAATCTGAAAGAAATTGAATCATTGGATCTCTCAAACAACAAGCTCTCTGGAAGAATACCTCAGGAATTGGCAGCTCTCACATTTCTTGCGTATCTCAACCTTAGTAATAACCAACTTACGGGGCCGATACCACAAGGTGGACAGATTAGTACATTTCTGAATTCTTCATTTTATGGAAATGAAGAATTATGTGGCTTTCCATTATCAAAGGAATGTGATAGCAGTGATGAGTCTCCAAGTACACTTGAACATGAATCTGAATTTGAGAGTGGTTTTGGTTGGAAAGCAGTGCTTGTGGGATTTGGATGTGGCTTTCTTGGTGGACTGTTGGGTGGATATTTCTTCATTTCGAAGATATAA